The sequence GCTTGTATATAATGTTATGCCTGACCATAAACTTTTAACAAAAGAACAGTTAAGGTACATAGCCGTTTATCTTAAATCGTTAAAATAAATCAAAAGTGTTTCACAATAACACTTTTACTCTTTGTATTCTAATTTCCGGAAGGATACAATAAGGAAGCAATATGGTCACCCATTTCAAATGTGAAATGTATTAATAAACGGAAGGTATTGGTTTCTGACTTAAGGTCGCCAATTACGGCAGTAACAGCGTGACCGAATTAATGGATGTTACAAAAAGGTCCTGAATACTTTCCATACACAGGACCACAGTGGCCATAAGAAGCGATCTCTGTTTAAAACAGCAAAAATAAAGAAGAGGGACGAATAAAATGTCGGTAATTGACAAATAGGCGATAAGGGATTGATAGAATGCAATATTCCCAAGGTTCACACCGCATATTTGAGCCCGTGCGGCCGTTTTTTTAATCAGGGCTAAAGGATGTTTTTATGAAAATACTTATTGTTGGTTCAGGTGCAATCGGTTCTGTACTGGGTGGTTTTATACATAAAGCAGGCGGTGATGTTACCCTCGCGGGGCGAGGAGAGCACATAAGAGCCATAAAATCACAGGGCTTGCACATAACAGGCATTTGGGGCGAATATAACCTTAAAAATATCAAGTCAATGGAACCACGGGAAGCTCTAAACCCTGATCACCGGGATCAATTCGACACGATCCTGATGTGCGTAAAATCATACGATACCGGTGCTGCAATAAAGGCATACATGAGACTTCTGAAAAAGGACGGAATATGCGTCTCTTTTCAGAACGGTATGGGCAACATGGAGACCATTGCACAGGCTATTGGGGATCAAAGGACAGGCGGTGCAAGGGTAATATTCGGTTCCGAGATCGTAAAACCGGGGCATGTAAATGTCACCGTTTACGCCGACCAGATTGTTGTCGGGCCTTACAAACTTGAGATATTTCAAAACAAAGAACGTTTGTACGAAATAGCAAGTGTAATAGATAAAACAGGCATACCGTCTTATTACATGGATGATGTTTATCCTCATCTCTGGGCAAAGATGTTTTACAACTGCCCGCTTAACCCGCTTGGTGCAATCTTGAGACTGACCTATGGCGAACTGATAAAACATGAAGAAATAAAGGCGATCATGAATGAGATAGTAAAAGAGGCATTTGCGGCAGCAAAAGGTATCGGCGTAAACCTGCCTTTTAATAATTATACGGATTTCATGCAGGTCTTTTATGATGTCCTTGTACCTTCAACCGCAGGTCACAGGGCCTCCATGCTGCAGGATATTGAGAAAGGTAAAAAAACAGAAATAGATGCCATTAACGGGGCTGTTGTCATGTACGGAGAACGGCTTGGCATATCTGTTGAAATAAACAAAACCATGGTAAGACTTATAAAGGCATTAGAGAAGCAATAAACTTGTTGCAGCAGGCAGTGAAGTTTCTCATTGCATTTTCTGGATTTACCTATATATGTATTATTTATACGATTAAAAATTAAAAATGTATGTTTGAGTTTATCCGGAGGGTTTATGAAAAAATATGCTTTGATTATAGTATTATTCTCTGGCATTAGTTTTTCTTGTTTTAATAGCAGTGGTACCCAGCCCAACATTTTAAACGCAAATACCGAATCCCGGATCAGGACATTACTTGGTGTACCTCAGGGTGCAAAACAGGTGCTGATTATCAGTCAGTCATCGCACTGGGATATTGACTGGACAAATACATTTAATGGATATTACACATCCGGCGTAGAACCAATTATCAAGCAGGCCCTTGATATGCTTGATGCAAACCCTGATTATTATTATTCAATATGCGAGATAGCATTTTTACAGAGATACTGGAATGATCATCCTGAAGATCATGCAAGGATCGTAAAATATATAAAAAACGGGCATTTAAGAATTGTCGGCGGAGGGATGACAAGTCCTGACACAAATCTTCCGACAGGTGAGGATCTGATAATGGACTGGTTCTACGGAAATCAATGGGTATACAACATTGCCGGAGTAAAACCTGTTACAGCATGGCAGCCTGACAGCTTTGGTCATGCACAGAGCGTGCCCGATATACTCGCTTCACTCGGTTATAAATATGTAGGATTCTCAAGAGTGCCGGGCGTTGCCGGTATGGATCAGTGGTATGGAACCCTGCCGCCTGACCCAAACAGCTTTGCAGAAAAACTGGTGACCACATCTTTAGATTTTGTATGGAAGGGTACCGGGGGTGCAGAGGTTCTGGCACATTATCTGATTGGCGGTTATGGCTTTGGGGATCTCCCGTATGCCTCTTTTACACAAGCCGAGGCAAATCAGGCATTTAATCAGTTTGTCAGTAAGCTTAAACCAATTTCACCGACGGGATACATGTTCGTTCCGGTTGGATCTGATTTTATGCCGCCTAATAAATACCTGCCTGGATTGGTATCTGGTTATGATAACTCGGCATATCAATCGACGGGTGTATGGATAACCATGGCTACGTTTGAAGATTATATGAAGCTTGTTTCCTTTCACGAGAATAAACTTCCGGTTTATGCAGTTGACCTTAATCCTTATTTTACCGGTTATTTCGGAAGCAGGCCAAAGCTGAAAAAGCTTTCAAGGGAAACAACAGGTACACTGTTAGCAGCACAGTTATACTCCATTATAGCCGGTAATGCAGGTTACATTTATCCATCCGGCAGCTTTAACAATGTGTGGCCGTTATTTCTCTTATCGGATCATCATGACTGGATCCCGGGTACAAGTACTGATGACGTTTATTATGGTGAACAGATTCCCGTGATGGAGGAGACATTAAATGATGCTGATGAACTTGAGCAAACAGCAACAACATACATTGCGAATCAGCTCAATACATCCTCTATCAAAGCTGCGGATATCCCTTTAATCGTTTTTAATCCATCAGGTTTCATTAGATCGGACATTGCTCAGGTATCTGTATCTTTTAATAATCCCGGGACTAAGAGTATCGGGATTGTTGATCAGAGCGGCACTCCTGTTCCGTCCCAGATTATTACGGAAACTACGTACAATGACGGCAGCATCAATAGTGCAATAGTTATGCTAAACGTTAATAACATTCCATCACTTGGATATGTTGTTTACACCATTATTACCGGCAACACATCTC comes from Deltaproteobacteria bacterium and encodes:
- a CDS encoding 2-dehydropantoate 2-reductase translates to MKILIVGSGAIGSVLGGFIHKAGGDVTLAGRGEHIRAIKSQGLHITGIWGEYNLKNIKSMEPREALNPDHRDQFDTILMCVKSYDTGAAIKAYMRLLKKDGICVSFQNGMGNMETIAQAIGDQRTGGARVIFGSEIVKPGHVNVTVYADQIVVGPYKLEIFQNKERLYEIASVIDKTGIPSYYMDDVYPHLWAKMFYNCPLNPLGAILRLTYGELIKHEEIKAIMNEIVKEAFAAAKGIGVNLPFNNYTDFMQVFYDVLVPSTAGHRASMLQDIEKGKKTEIDAINGAVVMYGERLGISVEINKTMVRLIKALEKQ